DNA from Sorex araneus isolate mSorAra2 chromosome 6, mSorAra2.pri, whole genome shotgun sequence:
CTGTGAAGTTAAGCATAAAATCGGAAATGGAGAATAAACCAAAAAGAGAAGATTATATTGGTGGTACTAGGTGTAAACAGTACGTCGTACATAATGAACAGGAATATATGAAAGAAGTAAATACCTTTAAAGAGATGTTTCTGTTACTAATTAAATCCAAAACTATTGCGGAAAGTGGGGGTTTCCTCACTATTGGTCGCAGTAATGTGATCTTGGAAATCTGGCAAGATAGGCTTGAGGAACTTGAACTCATTGGTGCCAGCGCCCCCCGCCAGACACACCTCATACTGGTAGCTGTGCGACAGGGTCCCAGCGCCACTGACGTCCAGCAGGTGTCCCGGGAAGTGCGCGTCAGGCAGCGGGTAGGGGCCCCCCGCGGAAGGGCCAGGCCGCCTGCACAGGCGCACAGCCACGAAGGCCAGCactgagaagaggaagagggacgACACGCAGGCCAAGGCCACCACCAGGTAGACGGTGAGGCGGTCGTCCGCAGGCGCGTCGGCAGGCGCGTCGGGCAGAGGCAGGAAAGGCTGCGAGAAGCCATCCACCAGCAGCACGTGCAGCGTGACGCTGGCCGACAGCGGCGGCTCGCCATTGTCCTTGACCAGCACCAGCAGCCTGTGCTTGGGCGCGTCGCGCTCGCTGAGCGGCCGCGCGGTGCGCACCTCGCCATTGTGCGCCCACACGCTGAAGAGCCCGGGCTCCGTGGCCTTGAGCAGctggaaagacagccaggcgttctggcCCGAGTCGCCGTCCACCGCCACCACCTTGGTCACCAGGTAGCCCGCCTCTGCCGCCCTGGGCACCAGCTCGCTGTAGGGCGCCGACGCGTTCTGCAGCGGGTACAGCACGAAGGGCGCGTTGTCGTTGCGGTCCAGCACCAGCACGCGCACGCGCGCCTGGCTGCCGAGCGCGGGCGAGCCGCGGTCCCACGCGCCCACGCCGAACTCGAAGGCGCGCACGGCCTCGAAGTCCAGCGAGCGCAGCGCGAACAGCTGCCCGTTGTCGGCGTTGATGGACACCAGCGAGGCGAGCGGTAGCTGCGGGTCCTGGGGCGGCAGCAGCGAGTAGGTGACCTGGGCGTTGCTGCCCTCATCAGGGTCGGTGGCGCTCACGCTGCCAATGTGCAGGGCGGGGCTGTTGTTCTCGCCCACCAGCAGGGTGTAGGAGGGCTGGCTGAAGGCGGGTGCGTTGTCGTTCACGTCTGACACCAGCACTGTGATGGTGTGCTGTGTTTGCAACCTGGGGGTGCCCATGTCTGTCACTGTGATGGTGATGTTGTACTCGGCCTGGCTCTCTCGGTCCAGGGGTCTCTCTGTAACTAGTGTGTAAAAATTCTTGAACGTTGGTTTCAACAGAAAGGGTAGTTCTTCAGAGATGGAGCAAACCATCCTTCCATTTTCTCCAGAGTCTGGATCAGAAACACTGAAAACAGCAACTACAGTTTCTGGTGAGTTCTCTGGGATGGGACTGGTGATTGCAGACATGGTCACTTCTGGGGGATTATCATTCACATCCACCACCCTCAGGAGAAGAGTGCATTTCCCAGAAAGACCTCCTCCATCAGTGGCCTTGATATCAACTTCATAAGACTGAACTGCTTCAAAGTCTAGTTGTTTTCTCAGTCGAATTTCACCTGTCAGAGAATTTACCTCCAAGGTTTTGCTAATGTCTTCTGAAGGCTGAAAGAGTGTATATGAGATCTGTCCATTAACTCCACTGTCTAAATCACTGGCAGACACTGTGATAACCAGGGATCCTATGGGTCTGTTCTCTGGAATATGCACATTGTAGAGTTGCTGCTCAAACTCTGGGGCATTGTCATTGATGTCTACCACTTCAATGAGCACCTTGGATGTCCCAGACCGAGGTGGAGAGCCACCATCCAGTGCCTTCAGAGTTAATCTGACTTCAGGCTCATCCTCCCTGTCCAGCTCTTTGTCCAACACCAGCTCAGGGTATTTTCTACCATCACTGCGATTCTGGGTTAGCACCCGAAAATGGGAGTTGGGGCTGATTTCATATTTCTGAATATTGTTGCTTCCTACATCCAAGTCAACAGCGGTACTCAGAGGAAATGCAATTCCTAGAGGACTGTTTTCTGGTATTTTCAGCATCATTTCTCTTTCAGTGAACACGGGAGAATGGTCATTTATGTCTGTCACCCTCAATTCAGCTTGAAATATCTGTAATGGCTTTTCCATCAATATCTGGAAATGTAGTATGCAAGGCTCTGTTGAACCGCAGAGCTCCTCTCGATCCAGTTTCTCATTTATGAGCAAATCCCCAGTCTGAACCTTGAATTGCAAATGCTCTTTGTACCCCTGAGAAATGATTCGAGCTCCACGAGTGGACATTTCTGTCAACCCCAACCCCAGATCTTTTCCTAGATTTGCCACAAAGGAACCTCTCTCCGTTTCTTCCACTACTGAATAAGGTCCTAACTCAGAGTCCGCCCCCAACATGCTgagcaaaacaaagaaagcaaggaCTTGCCTTTGTCTCCCATTGCGCACCCATTCAATCTCCATTGTTCTTTCAGGTGTGCCCAGAATCCTTGTAGCCGGGTCCTGCCACCTAGAAGCCGGCAGCTATGCCTCTAGGCAGTGTTTTAAAGAGGTTTCACACTCACTTTTGCCCTTGCCGAGAAAGCTTTTTGTAAGCTTTCAGGCAATGCGAAATGGGCTGGATACTGGAACCGGAAAAGCTGTTGATTTCCATTCTCTGACCTGCAGCGCCACCATGTGGTTCTCACTGCATCACACATTCTGGTTTAAATCGGTTGTCCAAACTGTATTTGTAATATAAAATACCGAGTTCTATGTTTCTGTATTTTGTGAATTCACATAGAGCTCTGTGTTGTGGCAAGAGAGGATATAATGCATTAAAGTAGGATGAACAGTGGGTCAAATAATGTAGAAAGCatctaaaaactttaaaagacaaaaatgtttttattttttagggctACCAAAAAGAAATGCATCCTTGTAACAACTTGATTTTAACCTGTACGATACATGCCAGGCATCTGACCTAAAGAACCATgagttaaaacatttttattattttaagcaaCTGCATTTATGGAAGTATTTTATAGCATCAGTAGAAAACTAACACAAAACCCACACATGAATTATGGTGCACACAGCAACTGtgagtaaaaagaaataattgttcTGCAATACTAGGAATAGTATTACAgcagataatttaaaaatgttaggTTTTTTGGTAAGCTAAGAATTAACTCACTTAAGACATATTCTTaattttaacagaaaataaatagatcCTATCATGTTTTTCCTACTAAAGTTCCAGAATCTTCCTAAGTACTTGGGTCTAAAAGTTCCTATTATACTACCTGTAATTCTCTGAAATTGGTTATTTTCTGTAATTAAATGATATGCCCAAATAAATATGATGTACTTGATTCTTTAACAAAGTATTTATGAAGACatataaaagaaagaagttctaagaaaagaaaattaaatatatatatatatgagataacAGTAAGCAGTACAAAAAGAAATAGTAGATTAAACTCAAGAAAATCCAAGCAATATATTGATTCTGTAATATGTTTGGGGTATTATTTGTGCAATCATGAATATGTTACATTGAAAAGGTGCAGATAtcagcgggctggagagatagtacagtgagtagggtacttgccttgcacatgaaccacccaagttcaatccctggtatcccctattatccccaagcacctccagaagcaattcctgagtggagaacacctgggtgtgacccaaaaattaacaaaactccTCCAAACAAAATCTTGCTCTCATGATTATAGTGATTAACCACtgaatttactattttttctttgtttggagggggccacatccagcagtgctcagggcttacatctggacCTACATTCCAGAACTATGGAGCCTTTCTGTGATactattgtgtttattttgtctAGAGCAGAGTGGACATTTGTACAGAAACAACTATTAACTATATAAACTGTCAACTAAAACTTACTTTTCTACAGAGGAGTTTATTCAATTCATGGAATAGATGGATCACACTATCTTAGTTAAAAGATATTCTAGTTGGCCGAAGAGACcacagggttaaggcacatgccttgtatgtaactgaccctggttcaatcccctgtgctATATTATCCATAAAGCAAACACAGTGTGTGCCCATGTACCATTAGACATGCAGTGGTAGCAGCACTGTCATTTATGGGTTAAGAACTGCAATGGCAAATTCAAGCAGACTGAGGATATagttcacattttctttatttcttagaaTTAAATTATGAGCacattaaactttctttttttttcaggccacacccagtggtgctcagggcttgttcctggacCTGCACTCATAGATTATTCCTGATTAGTCTATGAGTACATTATGGGCTGATGGgtattgaactcagattggctgcatggaagacaaatgctccacccactgtactatatctccagccctagtTAAACTTTCCAAACTTCTGTTTACTCATATGTAAAAAGAGGATATATACCAACTTTCTTAAGATTAGGATGATGATTAAAATATGGTTAATACAATACAATATAGCACATTCTCCTAAATTTGAAATCAAGATATAAACATCAAATGTTAGATCAGGCTATAATATCTGTGCATTTTATTGTATTACATAGCATTAAAACATATTGTTaagggtattcgagcattgtataactgagatttaaacctgaaaactttgtaactttccacatggtgactgaataaaaaattaaaaagaaacatattcttaaaatattaggaTTGGATACCAATGAAATAGGAGGAAAAATGATGATAGGATAAGTAAAATATAAGTTCTATTATTTCTCAAGTAGAATAGTTCAGTAAAAGGAAATCCAGGGATGACATAATTACTTTGTGATTCTCAGGGAACCTCAACCTGTTTTAAGTTTATTCTCTGCCGTAAGTTGTTCCACCATTAGTGTTTGTTGTACAATATTAACAATTTTCTAACCTGTGGCCGAAATATTCCAAGCATAAAGTAACAGTTAgaaaggggtgggaagggggccaCTTCCTAGATGAATCCTTCAGATGTTTTTTAGATGAATCCTTTTCCTTACACAGTTTTCTTGGACCTTTCCTTCAACATTTGCATGTACACTttattatgaattaattttatgttttatactaGCTGCCAGATAAGGTAGGAAAATATTGCCTGTTTTGTGACCATGTTAATATTATAGGTGAAATTtaggtttaggggctggagcaatagtacagcggttaggatgtttgccttgcatgcggtcgacctgggttcattccccggcatcccatatggtcccccaagcactgccaggaatgattcctgagtgcagagccaggagtaacccctgagcatcgctgggtgtgacccaaaaaaaataaatttaggtttagttactaagaagaaaataaaaatgtgcatgGAATAACCACtgaatttactattttttctttgtttgggggccacccccagcagtgctcaaggcttactcctggacctaCATTCAAGAACCACTATGGAGAGGGCTAAgaagacaatatggggtgccaggaatgaaacctgggttgactgcatgcaaggcaagcaccctatctgctgaactattgctAAAGGCTCCCTAAACTTATTCCATATTTCTCAAAGGAAAAATCCAATACTACAATTAAACTAATTCCCCTCATTGGATAAACATGGTGTAgatattttttcccttctaaaACCAATTTAAAAGCAAtgtaaaaattatgataaaattaacATTGTAACTTTAAAGAAAGGATGTACAATCAATATAAGATCTATGAGAAAACATCAAAGATAAGTATTATGAGAACACTAGAGCAAGAACCAAACACTTTACTGgatgctttcttttctctttagttAAACTCTAGTGTTGGTGCATTACTGTTCTAACATATACAACAGtttgaaaaccaaagaaaatttcaaaaaaggaaatacaatagATTACATAGAATTGGTTTGTAACTATGTTCACTGATGCCTAATCTCTCCAGAACAAGTGCAATTGTTAAGTTCAGCATTCTGAGACGTAAGGTTTAGGACCATTCATCATGTTATAACAATGAAGAAAAGATAATATTATAACCATTAGTCAACCATCTAGcaaatgtattatattttgtatttatattttagatagGAATACCATGTACAGTTCTGCTCCTGCATCACAAAGTAGACATATGGAACTTTTACTAAGccaaatgacataaaagaaagaataagttaccattaaaatatatgaaaaggttTTTGATTTCCCCAAGGTAATCTGGGCAATATACAAAATCATCCATAAGGCTTAATATAAAACAGAATTATATGAATGCACACACTCTATTTTAGGTGGCTTCTGAGCTATGGTAGGACCATCATGGAGATGTTCATCACCAGTTAGGCtgattaatttctattaaaaaactaAGTCATTATTCCAGCTTATGTAGAATTGAATGTGTTCTGAAGCCTTCCTACCACTTGTTAAAACACACAGGGCTTTCCTAAAGTTAACTGGCCCAATGGAAACGTTAAGGGAGACAGAAACCTATTATCACTGAATACTGAAATTGAAGTCGTTCTGAAAGTTAGGGTTCTCTTCTATTTCTGGTCCAGGGGAATGGCCCTGAAAATTGGGTAAAATAGGCTTGAGGAACTTGAACTCATTGGTGTCAGCACCCCCAGCCAGACACACCTCATACTGGTAGCTGTGCGACAGGGTCCCAGCGCCACTGACGTCCAGCAGGTGTCCCGGGAAGTGCGCGTCGGGCAGCGGGTAGGGGCCCCCCGCGGGCGGGCCGGACCGCCTGCACAGGCGCACGGCCACGAAGGCCAGCACGGAGAAGAGGAAGAGCGACGACACGCAGGCCAAGGCCACCACCAGGTAGACGGTGAGGCGGTCGTCCACGGGCGCGTCGGCAGGCGCGTCGGGCAGCGGCAGGAAGGGCTGCGAGAAGCCGTCCACCAGCAGCACGTGCAGCGTGACGCTGGCAGACAGCGGCGGCTCGCCATTGTCCTTGACCAGCACCAGCAGCCTGTGCTTGGGCGCGTCGCGCTCGCTGAGCGGCCGCGCAGTGCGCACCTCGCCATTGTGCGCCCACACGCTGAAGAGCCCGGGCTCCGTGGCCTTGAGCAGCTGGAAcgacagccaggcgttctggcCCGAGTCGCCGTCCACCGCCACCACCTTGGTCACCAGGTAGCCCGCCTCGGCCGCCCTGGGCACCAGCTCGCTGCAGGGCGCCGACGCGTTCTGCAGCGGGTACAGCACGAAGGGCGCGTTGTCGTTGCGGTCCAGCACCAGCACGCGCACGCGCGCCTGGCTGCCGAGCGCGGGCGAGCCGCGGTCCCACGCGCCCACGCCGAACTCGAAGGCGCGCACGGCCTCGAAGTCCAGCGAGCGCAGCGCGAACAGCTGCCCGTTGTCGGCGTTGATGGACACCAGCGAGGCGAGCGGCAGCTGTGGGTCTTGGGGCGGCAGCAGCGAGTAGGTGACCTGGGCGTTGCTGCCCTCATCGGGGTCGGTGGCGCTCACGCTGCCTATGTGCAGGGCGGGGCTGTTGTTCTCGCCCACCAGCAGGGTGTAGGAGGGCTGGCTGAAGGCGGGGGCGTTGTCGTTCACGTCTGACACCAGCACTGTGATGGTGTGCTGTGTTTGCAGACTGGGGGTGCCCATGTCTGTCACCGTGATGGTGATGTTGTACTCGGCCTGGCTCTCTCTATCAAGGGGTCTCTCTGTTAGGAGCGTGTAAAAGTTTTCTAAGGAAGATTTTAGTAAAAAGGGTAGATCATCTTGAATGAAGCAAGTTATTTTTCCGTTCTCTTCTGAATCACTATCTGAAACACTGAAAACTGCCACTACTGTCTCAGGAGAGTTCTCAGGGATCTGTCTGGTAATGGCAGACATTGTAATTTCTGGGACATTGTCATTCACATCTATGACTTGAGTGACAACAGTGCATTTCCCAGAAAAGCTGCCAGCATCTTTAGCCTCAATATTGATTTCATATGACTAAATTTTCTCAAAATCAAGTTGTTTTTTCAGTCGAATTTCCCCAGTTATAGAGTCAATTTCAAAGGTTTTGCCAATCTCTTCTGAAGGCTGGAAAATTGAATAGGAAATCTCACCATTTATTCCTAAGTCTACATCTGTAGCAGAGACAGTAACAATCAGGGAGCCAATGGGACTGTCTTCAGGTATCCGCACCCGGTACAAAGACTGCTCAAATTCAGGGGCATTGTCATTGATGTCCAAAACCTCTATGTAGACATGAGCAGTACCAGTCCTGGGTGGAGAGCCACCATCCTGAGCAGTGAGCATTAACCTGAGCTCAGGTTCCTCCTCCCGATCCAGTGCTTTGTCCATCACTAATTCAggatatttcccaccatcactgcGTTGTCGGGTGAGAACCCGAAAGTAGGCGTTGGGGCTGATTATATAGTTCTCAATATTATTTTGGCCCACGTCCATGTCCCGGGCACTCTTCAAAGGAAATCTTGCTCCAGTAGGACTGCTCTCTGATATTTTTAGCAACACATCTCTGTCTAGAAACTCCGGTGCATGGTCATTTATGTCTATTACTTGTAGCTCGGCTTGAAAAAACTCTAAGGGGTTTTCTAGCAACACTTGGAAATGCAGCACACAGGGCTCTGTGTGACCACACAGCTCCTCGCGGTCCAGTTTCTCATGTAGCAGCAAGTCCCCATTCTCCTGATCCAGCTGTAAATGCAATTTGTTCCCTTTGGAAGTGACTCTAGCCCCGCGCCTGGAGAGCTCCCTCTGCCCCAAACCTAGATCCTTTGCTAAATTGGTTACAAAGAAGGGGCCCTCAGTTTCCTCCATCACAGAATAACGCCTAGGTTCTGTGCCTGCCAGAGATAatcccaaaaagagaaagaagaaaaggacttGCCTTTGTCTGCAGATGAGCTTCCCGCTGGCCTCCATTGTTCTTGCTGACTGTAACCTTCAGCCAGAAAGGTTCTGATGAACCAAAAAGACCTCCGTATCTGAGATAGTTATTATACAGAATTCTTCAGAATATTCCAGGGAATACTCTCATTTCAGAGGACCCACACTTCCTTCTGTGATGCCCAAGCCTCCTGTGGGCGTCTCGGCTTTGCTGGCGAGTTTAGCATATTAATAAAATCAAAGCTGTGATTCTGAATTGTACCTTCTTATCCTGCAGCGCCACCATGCGTTCTCACAGAATCTTACACTTTCTGGGATGAAAAGGGATACAAAGTTCCTAATTCTTTACTACAGGCACCACTGATCTATGTACATTTTCAATATTATCTTTACTATCACAGATCTTAAGGTGTAGTCAATTCAAGAGAAATGTGGGAGGGCCACACAACAGAGATGATAATAGTAGGTATATTTTACTTTCAACAATGTTAATTGAATTTgtagcaaaaagaaaacatttatgt
Protein-coding regions in this window:
- the LOC101552729 gene encoding protocadherin beta-16, with translation MEIEWVRNGRQRQVLAFFVLLSMLGADSELGPYSVVEETERGSFVANLGKDLGLGLTEMSTRGARIISQGYKEHLQFKVQTGDLLINEKLDREELCGSTEPCILHFQILMEKPLQIFQAELRVTDINDHSPVFTEREMMLKIPENSPLGIAFPLSTAVDLDVGSNNIQKYEISPNSHFRVLTQNRSDGRKYPELVLDKELDREDEPEVRLTLKALDGGSPPRSGTSKVLIEVVDINDNAPEFEQQLYNVHIPENRPIGSLVITVSASDLDSGVNGQISYTLFQPSEDISKTLEVNSLTGEIRLRKQLDFEAVQSYEVDIKATDGGGLSGKCTLLLRVVDVNDNPPEVTMSAITSPIPENSPETVVAVFSVSDPDSGENGRMVCSISEELPFLLKPTFKNFYTLVTERPLDRESQAEYNITITVTDMGTPRLQTQHTITVLVSDVNDNAPAFSQPSYTLLVGENNSPALHIGSVSATDPDEGSNAQVTYSLLPPQDPQLPLASLVSINADNGQLFALRSLDFEAVRAFEFGVGAWDRGSPALGSQARVRVLVLDRNDNAPFVLYPLQNASAPYSELVPRAAEAGYLVTKVVAVDGDSGQNAWLSFQLLKATEPGLFSVWAHNGEVRTARPLSERDAPKHRLLVLVKDNGEPPLSASVTLHVLLVDGFSQPFLPLPDAPADAPADDRLTVYLVVALACVSSLFLFSVLAFVAVRLCRRPGPSAGGPYPLPDAHFPGHLLDVSGAGTLSHSYQYEVCLAGGAGTNEFKFLKPILPDFQDHITATNSEETPTFRNSFGFN
- the LOC129405704 gene encoding protocadherin beta-8-like, with the translated sequence MSAITRQIPENSPETVVAVFSVSDSDSEENGKITCFIQDDLPFLLKSSLENFYTLLTERPLDRESQAEYNITITVTDMGTPSLQTQHTITVLVSDVNDNAPAFSQPSYTLLVGENNSPALHIGSVSATDPDEGSNAQVTYSLLPPQDPQLPLASLVSINADNGQLFALRSLDFEAVRAFEFGVGAWDRGSPALGSQARVRVLVLDRNDNAPFVLYPLQNASAPCSELVPRAAEAGYLVTKVVAVDGDSGQNAWLSFQLLKATEPGLFSVWAHNGEVRTARPLSERDAPKHRLLVLVKDNGEPPLSASVTLHVLLVDGFSQPFLPLPDAPADAPVDDRLTVYLVVALACVSSLFLFSVLAFVAVRLCRRSGPPAGGPYPLPDAHFPGHLLDVSGAGTLSHSYQYEVCLAGGADTNEFKFLKPILPNFQGHSPGPEIEENPNFQNDFNFSIQ